The following is a genomic window from Calditrichota bacterium.
GGATATTTCCCGGCCAACTGTAATTTAACAGGAGTTTTTCGGCTTCTTTTGAAATGCTTTTGACATTTCTATGAAATTGATGATTAAAGCGGTTGAGAAAATATTCCGCAAGAGGGATAATATCGTCCTTACGTTCGCGCAGGGGAGGAATGATCAGCGTAATTACATTTAACCGATAAAAAAGGTCCGTCCTGAAATTTCCCGCTTTCGTTTCAGCGATCAAATCCCGGTTTGTGGTGGTAATTATTCGTACATTGATTGGAATATCATTAAGTCCCCCGATTCTTCTCAAACGCCGGTCTTCCAAAACCTTCAGCAGTTTCACCTGCATGGCCAGGGGAATTTCGCCAATTTCTTCAAGCAAAATAGTACCCTTATTGGCGATTTCAAACAATCCGCGTTTCATTTTCCGGGCATCGGTAAAAGCAC
Proteins encoded in this region:
- a CDS encoding sigma-54-dependent Fis family transcriptional regulator, translating into IQGESGTGKDLLARIIHYQSRRSNFPLVELNCTAVPEALLESELFGYERGAFTDARKMKRGLFEIANKGTILLEEIGEIPLAMQVKLLKVLEDRRLRRIGGLNDIPINVRIITTTNRDLIAETKAGNFRTDLFYRLNVITLIIPPLRERKDDIIPLAEYFLNRFNHQFHRNVKSISKEAEKLLLNYSWPGNIRQLKNVLERIMILEDTEELKPEHLPYEIQSYTQDDMLSRPLIKLPHTGLSLQEVEKNLIRQALSYTEGNQVKAAKLLGISRDALRRKMVKFNLL